From a single Hymenobacter sp. YIM 151500-1 genomic region:
- a CDS encoding LysM peptidoglycan-binding domain-containing protein has translation MLCYFWLLTWTSLRLAAAPAATPAAPPTPPKLTTDQLITRLTGAIENLKTLRCNVRAQERIGTSYQQARTSMKMAFRPYRVYLRNHKGIEVLWVEGQNDGDAWVYPNSFPYVTLSLDPNGALMRKSQHHSVLDAGYGTIAEMLRGSSQRQDHALERSFRYTTDTTLAGRPAHVLRADYPAFRYVPYKPAKPETVAAIAARFGCGEYRILERNGLTPDATVPAGKTIQVPNAYGRRILICVDQKLYLPLLVQVHDDKGLFERFEFNDIVANQPIPPQEFTKDYKDYKL, from the coding sequence ATGCTTTGTTATTTCTGGCTTCTGACGTGGACCAGCCTACGGCTGGCCGCCGCTCCAGCAGCCACCCCGGCCGCGCCGCCCACCCCACCCAAGCTCACCACCGACCAGCTTATTACCCGCCTGACCGGCGCCATCGAAAACCTGAAAACCCTGCGCTGCAACGTGCGGGCCCAGGAGCGTATCGGGACCAGCTACCAGCAGGCGCGCACGAGCATGAAAATGGCCTTCCGGCCCTACCGCGTGTACTTGCGCAACCATAAGGGCATTGAGGTGCTGTGGGTGGAAGGCCAGAACGACGGCGACGCCTGGGTGTACCCTAACAGCTTTCCGTACGTCACGCTCAGCCTCGACCCCAATGGCGCGCTGATGCGCAAAAGCCAGCACCACAGCGTGCTCGACGCCGGCTACGGCACCATTGCCGAGATGCTGCGCGGTTCCAGCCAGCGCCAGGACCACGCCCTGGAGCGCAGCTTCCGCTACACCACCGACACCACCTTGGCCGGCCGCCCCGCCCACGTGCTCCGCGCCGACTATCCTGCCTTTCGCTACGTGCCCTACAAGCCCGCCAAGCCCGAAACGGTGGCCGCCATTGCCGCCCGCTTCGGCTGCGGCGAGTACCGCATTCTGGAGCGCAATGGCCTGACGCCGGACGCCACCGTGCCCGCCGGTAAAACCATCCAAGTACCTAACGCCTACGGCCGCCGCATCCTGATTTGCGTGGACCAGAAGCTCTACCTGCCCCTGCTCGTGCAAGTGCACGACGATAAAGGCCTGTTCGAGCGGTTCGAGTTCAACGACATCGTGGCCAACCAGCCCATTCCGCCCCAGGAGTTCACCAAAGACTACAAGGACTACAAGCTATAA
- a CDS encoding glycosyltransferase family 2 protein, protein MHFSVITPTHNRRQFLPEAVDSVRASVAAPLDFSFDHLICENACTDDTAAWLREASAQAGTPLRVRQQATKLLPGPARNLLIREESPADAWLVPLDDDDVLLQRCLFHYADQIRQHPGRPWLVADFLRVDEERRYLPREDYYAWRFDTPQDMLRAIFRAEHFIQGNVCYSRQLFNEVGGYDEELRMAEDLDLYVRFLLAGHLPVICPHLSHLHRFHTSNVSIGVDAEKHGNDLRVIYDKYAGQLREQGIERP, encoded by the coding sequence ATGCATTTCTCCGTCATCACCCCAACCCACAACCGCCGGCAGTTTCTGCCCGAGGCCGTTGACAGCGTGCGGGCCAGCGTAGCGGCCCCCCTGGACTTCTCCTTCGACCACCTCATCTGCGAAAACGCCTGCACCGACGACACCGCCGCCTGGCTGCGCGAGGCCAGCGCCCAGGCCGGCACCCCCCTGCGCGTGCGCCAGCAGGCTACCAAGCTGCTGCCCGGCCCCGCCCGTAACCTGCTGATTCGGGAGGAAAGCCCCGCCGACGCCTGGCTGGTGCCCCTCGACGACGACGACGTGCTTTTGCAGCGCTGCCTGTTCCACTACGCCGACCAGATCCGGCAGCATCCTGGCCGCCCCTGGCTGGTGGCCGATTTCCTGCGCGTGGACGAGGAGCGCCGCTACTTGCCGCGCGAAGACTACTACGCCTGGCGCTTCGACACGCCCCAGGACATGCTGCGGGCCATCTTCCGGGCCGAGCACTTCATCCAGGGCAACGTGTGCTACAGCCGTCAGCTGTTCAACGAGGTAGGCGGCTACGACGAGGAGTTGCGCATGGCCGAAGACCTGGACCTGTACGTGCGGTTTTTGCTGGCCGGCCACCTGCCCGTTATCTGCCCCCACCTCAGCCACCTGCACCGCTTCCACACCAGCAACGTCAGCATCGGCGTGGATGCCGAGAAGCACGGCAATGATTTGCGGGTGATATACGATAAATACGCCGGGCAGCTGCGGGAGCAGGGAATCGAGCGGCCGTAG
- a CDS encoding S46 family peptidase, translating to MCLSTRLALLALLLLSCLPQARADEGMWLPLLLKQLNEADMQKKGLKLTAEQIYSVNQGSLKDAVVQFGGGCTGEIISAEGLLLTNHHCGYGQIQQHSSVEKDYLTNGYWAMTRDQELPNPGLTATFIVRMEDVTSQVLAGVPTTGITEAEREQRVQQNSQRVGQAAVQGTHYQAFVRPMFQGNEYYLFVTEVFPDVRLVGAPPSSIGKFGGDTDNWAWPRHTGDFSLFRIYAGPDNKPAPYSAANRPFKPRHHLPISLQGVQPGDFTLVFGFPGRTNEYLTSWGVDEVYSVSNPAKIKVRDTKLRILDQDMKASDKVRIQYAAKYAGLANYWKKWIGENRGLKKLDAVARKQQQEAGFQRWAESGDEARRAAFAGLLPQLQKHYATVRDYTLARDYVTEAALGVELVAYANSLLPLLDLIDKKAPAEERQAAVDRAKRGTTNFFRNYSAPTDQKVAAALLPLYATGTPPALLPAYVTTVQQQYAQAGGWPAYVAQLYGKSRLASEAGAQAVLDEVAAGNGQTLRQDPAAQLAQAIVATYRQQVLPTYTAATDNIALLQRTYVAGLRLQQPERKFYPDANSTLRVAYGQVAGYAPADGTRYDFYTTLDGIMEKADPTNPEFEVPARLTELYRTKDFGPYAYRGTVPVAFIATNHTTGGNSGSPVINARGELIGTNFDRNWEGTMSDIMFDPDRVRNITLDVRYMLFVVDKFAGAGHLVKEMTLVGAPGAAAPAGQPVKKVKVKRKAAKEKV from the coding sequence ATTTGCCTCTCCACCCGGCTGGCGCTGCTCGCCCTACTGCTTCTCTCCTGCTTGCCCCAGGCCCGCGCCGATGAAGGCATGTGGCTGCCCCTGCTGCTCAAGCAGCTCAACGAAGCCGATATGCAGAAAAAAGGCCTCAAGCTGACGGCGGAGCAGATTTATTCCGTTAACCAGGGCAGCTTGAAGGATGCCGTGGTGCAGTTCGGGGGCGGCTGCACCGGCGAAATCATCAGCGCCGAAGGGCTGCTGCTGACCAACCACCACTGCGGCTACGGCCAGATTCAGCAGCACTCGTCGGTGGAGAAGGACTACCTGACCAACGGCTACTGGGCCATGACGCGGGACCAGGAGCTGCCCAATCCGGGTCTGACGGCCACGTTCATCGTGCGCATGGAGGATGTGACGAGCCAGGTGCTGGCCGGCGTGCCCACTACGGGCATCACGGAGGCGGAGCGGGAGCAGCGGGTGCAGCAGAACAGCCAGCGCGTGGGGCAGGCCGCCGTGCAAGGCACCCACTACCAGGCCTTTGTGCGGCCCATGTTCCAGGGCAACGAGTACTATTTATTTGTGACGGAGGTATTCCCGGACGTGCGCCTGGTGGGGGCACCACCGAGCAGCATCGGCAAGTTTGGGGGCGACACCGACAACTGGGCCTGGCCCCGCCACACCGGCGACTTCAGCCTGTTCCGCATCTACGCCGGCCCCGACAATAAGCCCGCTCCCTATTCCGCCGCCAACCGTCCCTTCAAGCCCCGCCACCACCTGCCCATTTCCCTGCAAGGCGTGCAGCCCGGCGACTTCACGCTGGTATTCGGCTTCCCTGGCCGCACCAATGAGTACCTGACCAGCTGGGGCGTGGACGAGGTGTACTCGGTGTCGAACCCGGCCAAAATCAAGGTGCGCGACACCAAGCTGCGCATCCTGGACCAGGACATGAAGGCCTCCGACAAGGTGCGGATTCAGTACGCGGCCAAGTACGCCGGCCTGGCCAACTACTGGAAGAAGTGGATAGGCGAAAACCGGGGCCTCAAAAAGCTGGACGCCGTGGCGCGCAAGCAGCAACAGGAAGCCGGGTTTCAGCGCTGGGCCGAAAGCGGCGACGAAGCCCGCCGCGCCGCCTTTGCCGGGCTGCTGCCGCAACTGCAGAAACACTATGCCACCGTGCGCGACTACACCCTGGCCCGCGACTACGTGACTGAGGCCGCCCTGGGCGTGGAGCTGGTGGCCTACGCCAACTCTCTGCTGCCGCTGCTGGACCTTATCGACAAAAAAGCGCCGGCTGAGGAGCGCCAGGCGGCCGTGGACCGGGCCAAACGGGGCACCACCAACTTCTTCCGCAACTACAGCGCCCCCACCGACCAGAAAGTAGCCGCCGCCCTGCTGCCTCTCTACGCCACCGGTACGCCGCCGGCGTTGCTGCCTGCCTACGTGACAACCGTGCAGCAGCAGTACGCCCAGGCCGGCGGCTGGCCGGCTTACGTAGCTCAGCTGTACGGCAAGTCGCGGCTGGCCTCGGAGGCCGGGGCCCAGGCTGTGCTGGATGAGGTGGCCGCCGGCAACGGCCAGACCCTGCGCCAGGACCCGGCCGCCCAGCTGGCCCAGGCCATCGTCGCCACCTACCGCCAGCAGGTGTTGCCCACCTACACCGCCGCCACCGACAACATTGCCCTGCTCCAGCGTACCTACGTGGCCGGCCTGCGCCTCCAGCAGCCGGAGCGGAAGTTTTACCCCGATGCCAACTCTACCCTGCGCGTGGCCTACGGCCAAGTGGCCGGCTACGCCCCCGCCGATGGCACCCGCTATGACTTCTACACCACCCTGGACGGCATCATGGAAAAAGCCGACCCCACCAACCCCGAGTTTGAAGTGCCCGCCCGCCTCACAGAGCTGTACCGCACCAAGGATTTCGGGCCCTATGCCTACCGGGGCACGGTGCCCGTAGCCTTCATTGCCACCAACCATACCACCGGCGGCAACTCCGGCTCCCCCGTCATCAATGCCCGTGGGGAGCTAATCGGCACCAACTTCGACCGGAACTGGGAAGGCACCATGTCCGACATCATGTTCGACCCCGACCGGGTACGCAACATCACGCTGGACGTGCGCTACATGCTGTTTGTGGTCGATAAATTCGCTGGCGCCGGCCACCTGGTCAAGGAAATGACCCTAGTAGGCGCACCCGGCGCGGCCGCTCCGGCTGGGCAGCCGGTGAAGAAGGTGAAAGTGAAGCGCAAGGCAGCTAAGGAGAAGGTGTAA
- a CDS encoding DinB family protein encodes MSNAFTTPPAATEYAPYYARYISRISGDPLAALREQPAALRRRLHALTDEQAGLRYAPGKWSIKEMLVHVLDTERIFAYRVLRIGRGDQTPLPGFEQDDYVPASEADSRSLADILHEYDTVRAATLSLLESLPAGAADRRGTASGHPVSVRALAYILPGHEAHHLTILDERYLPLLS; translated from the coding sequence ATGAGCAACGCCTTCACCACCCCGCCCGCCGCCACCGAGTACGCGCCGTACTACGCCCGCTACATTAGCCGCATCAGCGGCGACCCGCTGGCGGCTTTGCGCGAGCAGCCCGCCGCGCTGCGCCGCCGCCTGCACGCCCTCACCGACGAGCAAGCCGGCCTACGCTACGCACCCGGCAAGTGGAGCATCAAGGAAATGCTGGTGCACGTGCTCGACACGGAGCGCATCTTCGCCTACCGCGTCCTGCGCATCGGGCGCGGCGACCAAACGCCGCTGCCCGGCTTCGAGCAGGACGATTACGTGCCTGCCTCCGAAGCCGATAGCCGTAGCCTCGCCGACATTCTGCACGAGTATGATACCGTACGGGCCGCCACGCTCAGCCTGCTGGAGTCGCTGCCCGCCGGCGCCGCCGACCGCCGGGGCACAGCCAGCGGGCACCCCGTGAGCGTGCGGGCCCTGGCCTACATTCTGCCCGGCCACGAGGCTCACCACCTGACAATTCTGGATGAGCGATATTTGCCTTTACTGAGCTAA
- a CDS encoding AlbA family DNA-binding domain-containing protein, which produces MELQELIRQGEGERLEFKKKTTHPTRIARTLSSLANTHGGRVLVGVDDDGRVVGVRDAEEEIYQLRQAAAHYIDPPLTLRFREVEEDGRVVVVVTVPESSEKPHRAQVADGDWRAYVRVRDESVQSSQLTERVLQRQAAAAPRFERLPLNKEELAVLDYLRKNARITLAQYMKLLNIGQRRAFRTLIKLTLHGYIRHHDKEREVYYTL; this is translated from the coding sequence ATGGAGCTGCAAGAACTAATCCGGCAGGGCGAAGGCGAACGGCTGGAGTTCAAGAAGAAAACCACCCACCCCACCCGCATTGCGCGCACGTTGTCTTCGCTGGCCAACACCCACGGCGGCCGGGTGCTGGTAGGCGTGGATGACGACGGCCGCGTAGTGGGTGTGCGTGACGCGGAAGAGGAAATCTACCAGCTGCGGCAGGCGGCGGCGCACTACATCGACCCGCCCCTGACGCTGCGGTTTCGCGAGGTGGAGGAAGACGGCCGCGTGGTGGTGGTGGTGACCGTGCCTGAGAGCAGCGAAAAGCCCCACCGGGCCCAGGTAGCCGATGGCGACTGGCGGGCCTACGTGCGCGTGCGCGACGAGAGCGTGCAAAGCAGCCAACTCACCGAGCGGGTGCTCCAGCGTCAGGCCGCCGCCGCACCCCGCTTCGAGCGGCTACCATTAAACAAAGAAGAACTGGCGGTGCTCGACTATCTGCGCAAAAACGCCCGTATCACGTTGGCGCAGTACATGAAGCTGCTCAACATCGGGCAGCGTCGCGCCTTCCGCACCCTCATCAAGCTCACCCTCCACGGCTACATCCGCCACCACGACAAGGAGCGGGAAGTGTACTACACCCTATAG
- a CDS encoding SDR family oxidoreductase, whose translation MNFPDALSLAGKTALVTGGTSGIGLVTARELACRGARVVLVGRNADRAEQARAAIQLAAGPAAEVHFKCTDLSLVQNVRTLAEELSRELSQLDILVNNAGIMPGPHTLTAEGHELSWATNHLAPYALTNLLLPLLDAAGHARVVTVSSLAHWLGEIEPDRDVRNNPDKYSWLTAYADSKLANILFTKELAHRLDLTGITANCLHPGLVDTSLIRPGSSPVVRALWWAARPLMVNANQGARTSVYLATAPEVAHVSGRYFAGMRPARCSGRAQNMADASRLWRISAEETGIE comes from the coding sequence ATGAACTTTCCGGACGCTTTGTCTTTAGCCGGTAAAACTGCGTTGGTAACGGGTGGCACCAGCGGAATTGGCCTTGTAACGGCCCGCGAACTGGCCTGCCGCGGAGCCCGCGTGGTGCTGGTAGGCCGCAATGCCGACCGCGCCGAGCAAGCACGGGCTGCTATTCAGCTGGCCGCTGGGCCAGCCGCCGAGGTGCACTTCAAATGCACCGACCTGTCACTGGTGCAAAATGTGCGCACCCTGGCCGAGGAGCTAAGCCGGGAGCTAAGCCAGCTCGACATCCTGGTGAACAACGCCGGCATCATGCCCGGTCCCCACACGCTCACGGCCGAAGGGCACGAGCTGAGCTGGGCCACCAACCACCTGGCGCCCTATGCCCTCACCAACCTGCTCCTGCCCCTGCTCGACGCCGCCGGCCACGCCCGCGTCGTCACCGTGTCATCGTTGGCGCACTGGCTGGGCGAGATTGAGCCCGACCGGGACGTGCGCAACAACCCCGACAAGTACAGCTGGCTCACGGCCTACGCCGACTCCAAGCTGGCCAACATCTTGTTCACCAAAGAGCTGGCCCACCGCCTCGACCTGACGGGCATCACGGCCAACTGCCTGCACCCCGGCCTGGTAGATACGAGCCTGATTCGGCCGGGCAGCTCGCCGGTGGTGCGTGCCTTGTGGTGGGCGGCCCGGCCACTGATGGTGAATGCCAATCAGGGCGCCCGTACCAGCGTCTACCTGGCCACGGCCCCGGAAGTGGCCCACGTCAGCGGCCGGTATTTTGCGGGCATGCGGCCGGCCCGGTGCTCGGGGCGGGCCCAGAATATGGCCGATGCCAGCCGCCTCTGGCGTATTTCGGCCGAGGAAACCGGCATCGAATAA
- a CDS encoding DUF3127 domain-containing protein yields MAYEATGRLHEIFDEQQVSEKFRKREFVLEVVDGQYPEHIKFQLVQDKTALIDSFKVGDEVKISFNLRGRGFNKNGQMLYFTNLEAWRLEPAAGGGSAPQGGGNYSQQAAPRAAAPAANQNPNLRASAAPIASDDDNDLPF; encoded by the coding sequence ATGGCTTACGAAGCTACCGGCCGCCTGCACGAGATTTTCGACGAACAGCAGGTGAGCGAGAAATTCCGCAAGCGCGAGTTCGTGCTGGAAGTCGTAGACGGCCAGTATCCTGAGCATATCAAGTTTCAGCTGGTGCAGGACAAAACTGCCCTCATCGACTCGTTTAAAGTAGGCGACGAGGTAAAAATCTCCTTTAACCTGCGGGGCCGCGGCTTCAACAAAAACGGCCAGATGCTGTACTTCACCAACCTGGAGGCCTGGCGCCTGGAGCCGGCCGCCGGCGGTGGGTCGGCGCCGCAGGGTGGCGGAAACTACAGCCAGCAGGCCGCTCCCCGGGCGGCTGCTCCGGCCGCCAATCAGAACCCGAACCTGCGTGCTTCGGCGGCTCCCATTGCCTCCGACGACGACAACGACCTGCCTTTCTAA
- a CDS encoding isoaspartyl peptidase/L-asparaginase family protein encodes MTASFALALHGGAGTISPHLMTPEKEQQYRAGLLAALEAGHAVLREGGSALDAVERAVRSLEDNPLFNAGRGAVFTHDGHHEMDAAIMDGRTRAAGAVAGARTVQNPISAARLVMERTDHVLLGYPGADNLAREHGLPTQPVEYFFTQHRYDQLQEALQEGRVRLDHSHAQPTGAPAAAPNEDPKKKMGTVGAVARDQHGNLAAATSTGGMTNKRYSRIGDSPIIGSGTFADNRTCAISCTGHGEFFLRAVVAHDISCLMEYRGLSLEEACRIVVHDKLAPVGGEGGLVAVDAAGTVVLPFNSEGMYRASITSAAPEPYVAIYRD; translated from the coding sequence ATGACTGCTTCTTTCGCTCTGGCCCTGCACGGGGGCGCCGGCACCATCTCTCCCCACCTCATGACGCCGGAAAAAGAGCAGCAGTACCGCGCGGGGTTGCTGGCCGCCCTGGAAGCCGGGCACGCCGTGTTGCGGGAAGGCGGCTCCGCCCTCGATGCCGTGGAGCGTGCCGTGCGCAGCCTCGAAGACAACCCCTTGTTTAATGCCGGCCGGGGTGCGGTGTTCACCCACGACGGCCACCACGAAATGGACGCCGCCATCATGGACGGCCGTACCCGCGCTGCCGGGGCCGTGGCCGGGGCGCGTACCGTGCAGAACCCGATTTCGGCGGCCCGCCTCGTGATGGAGCGCACCGACCACGTGCTGCTGGGCTACCCCGGCGCCGACAACCTCGCCCGTGAGCATGGCCTGCCCACCCAGCCTGTCGAGTACTTCTTCACCCAGCACCGCTACGACCAGCTGCAAGAGGCCCTGCAAGAAGGCCGGGTGCGCCTCGACCACTCCCACGCCCAGCCAACCGGCGCCCCGGCCGCCGCGCCGAATGAAGACCCGAAAAAGAAAATGGGCACCGTGGGTGCCGTAGCCCGCGACCAGCACGGCAACCTGGCCGCCGCCACCAGTACCGGCGGCATGACCAACAAGCGCTACAGCCGCATCGGCGACTCGCCCATTATCGGTAGCGGCACCTTTGCCGACAACCGCACCTGCGCCATCAGCTGCACCGGCCACGGCGAGTTTTTTCTGCGGGCGGTTGTTGCCCACGACATCAGCTGCCTGATGGAGTACCGCGGCCTGAGCCTGGAAGAAGCCTGCCGCATCGTGGTGCACGACAAGCTGGCGCCAGTGGGCGGCGAGGGAGGACTAGTAGCCGTAGATGCGGCCGGCACTGTGGTCCTGCCCTTCAACTCCGAAGGCATGTACCGCGCCAGCATCACCTCGGCCGCCCCCGAGCCGTACGTTGCCATTTACCGCGACTGA
- a CDS encoding histidine kinase dimerization/phosphoacceptor domain -containing protein produces MQSLAIGRQLRNDTLEAQGLTALGLLLHAHYHSQCALPLFYKAAAIYRGVARPDGEANMYNAVGVAQCKLNRYAASIQAHQVAVRLYKQALKQKGSNTPALKLLLSRTYNYLGIAYDNSDNSTQSIQAYLQSLHLAEEVADQEQIATALANVGYLYQRQLDYARARHYLQKALRHFQEMRDTVDMAALHINLGNLHVERQQDSAALRHLKIGMALEKKLGARAQPDLVATGFYDLGEIAARRGDYAAALANFRQALVLFERLEMLSQQTSTLSSMATSYRKAGQHGLALVYGRRALATAQKLGLPSSLAESYGVLADINVALGHYDAAYTYRQQQQAEKDSIFNQKRAQQIAVLQLQYEDKRKELENKRKESEITLLRRNMVLQGQLRNGLVGGLFVVSLLGLVALHRYALQRRANRQLQARDAEIAEQNVVLAEQNNKLTSVEQQLRRSLGEKEVLLREVHHRVKNNLQIIHSLLSLQGRRQPLPAVGVVLREGQNWIKSIALTHEMLYRAADLASVEFQPFLIQLTQSLQHTLAPVLAAAVRCQVQAEGMRLNASTAVPLALIVNELVANAYEHAFPENRAGTVRVELRTASPGCFVLVVADDGVGLPSELDWKRASSLGLRLIHSLARQLQGELQVHSTPAGTTFTLTFSEIVEVSLPA; encoded by the coding sequence GTGCAAAGCCTGGCCATCGGCCGCCAGCTCCGCAACGATACCTTAGAGGCGCAAGGGCTGACGGCTCTTGGCCTGCTACTACATGCCCATTATCACTCTCAGTGTGCCCTGCCTCTGTTCTATAAAGCTGCTGCGATATACCGCGGCGTTGCCCGGCCAGATGGAGAAGCTAATATGTATAATGCGGTGGGGGTGGCGCAGTGCAAGCTAAATCGGTATGCAGCCTCTATACAGGCTCACCAAGTAGCAGTCCGGCTATACAAGCAGGCCTTGAAGCAGAAGGGAAGCAATACCCCAGCGCTAAAGTTGCTTTTGTCCAGAACGTATAATTATCTGGGAATAGCATACGATAATAGTGACAACTCTACGCAGAGTATTCAAGCGTATTTGCAAAGCTTGCATTTAGCTGAGGAGGTTGCCGATCAGGAGCAAATCGCCACTGCGTTAGCTAATGTTGGCTACCTATACCAAAGGCAGCTGGATTATGCACGGGCCCGGCATTATCTGCAGAAGGCTCTCCGCCACTTTCAGGAGATGCGTGACACTGTCGATATGGCGGCGCTGCACATAAATCTGGGAAACTTGCATGTGGAGCGGCAGCAGGATTCTGCGGCCCTCCGCCACCTGAAGATTGGTATGGCCCTGGAGAAAAAGCTGGGTGCGCGGGCTCAGCCCGATCTGGTGGCTACTGGATTCTATGACCTGGGCGAAATAGCAGCGCGGCGGGGCGATTATGCGGCGGCGCTGGCTAATTTTCGGCAAGCCCTGGTCCTGTTCGAGCGACTGGAAATGCTTTCTCAGCAAACCAGTACCTTGAGCAGCATGGCTACCAGTTACCGGAAAGCCGGGCAGCATGGGCTGGCGCTGGTGTACGGCCGCCGGGCACTGGCTACAGCGCAGAAGCTTGGGTTACCGTCCAGCTTGGCCGAGTCTTACGGAGTACTGGCCGACATCAATGTGGCACTTGGCCACTATGACGCTGCCTACACCTACCGACAGCAGCAGCAAGCTGAGAAGGACAGCATATTCAATCAGAAAAGAGCCCAGCAGATTGCAGTGTTACAACTGCAATATGAAGACAAGCGCAAAGAGCTAGAAAACAAGCGTAAAGAGTCGGAGATTACCTTGCTGCGGCGCAATATGGTGCTACAGGGGCAGTTGCGCAACGGCCTGGTGGGTGGCCTTTTTGTTGTGTCATTGCTGGGGTTGGTGGCCCTGCACCGCTACGCCTTGCAGCGGCGAGCCAACCGGCAGCTGCAAGCTCGGGATGCCGAAATAGCGGAGCAGAATGTGGTGCTAGCGGAACAAAACAACAAACTAACTTCCGTGGAGCAGCAGTTGCGCCGCTCTTTGGGTGAAAAGGAAGTCTTGTTGCGTGAAGTCCACCACCGCGTCAAAAACAACCTGCAAATTATTCATAGCCTACTCTCCCTGCAGGGCCGGCGCCAGCCGTTGCCGGCCGTGGGAGTGGTACTGCGCGAGGGCCAGAACTGGATTAAATCCATAGCCCTCACGCACGAAATGTTGTACCGGGCAGCAGACCTGGCCTCTGTTGAGTTTCAGCCCTTTCTCATCCAGCTTACCCAATCCCTGCAACATACGCTGGCACCCGTGCTGGCGGCAGCCGTGCGGTGCCAGGTGCAAGCCGAAGGAATGCGGCTTAACGCCAGCACGGCCGTGCCTTTGGCATTGATAGTTAATGAGCTAGTAGCCAACGCGTACGAACACGCCTTTCCGGAAAACCGGGCGGGTACTGTTCGGGTTGAGCTTCGGACTGCCTCACCCGGTTGCTTCGTGCTGGTTGTGGCCGACGATGGGGTGGGCCTGCCGTCGGAACTAGACTGGAAACGGGCCTCTTCTCTGGGGCTACGGCTGATACATAGTTTAGCCCGGCAGCTTCAGGGCGAGTTGCAGGTTCACAGCACTCCTGCCGGAACCACCTTCACGCTCACGTTCAGCGAAATCGTGGAGGTTTCGTTGCCCGCTTGA
- a CDS encoding LytR/AlgR family response regulator transcription factor translates to MEQRKKILIVEDEAIIAEDLRDILEHLGYEVVGVAARASVALELLRQGPPDLVFLDVMLQGELDGVDLAHRLRSECSVPFVFLTSLSNAATVARIKEARPHGYLVKPFAERDIYVALEMAFANYAAEQGVATATSVVVGPERTALYVRDKGRHIKVEFNDVLWLEANGNYTTLHTRTNKIVVCMQLKQVEEKLPEADFIRIHRSYMVALRNIAAIETQNVIVAHHSASLPIGRAYRDALFHRLNLLD, encoded by the coding sequence ATGGAGCAGCGCAAGAAGATTCTCATCGTTGAAGATGAGGCAATCATCGCCGAAGACCTGCGTGATATACTAGAGCACCTGGGGTATGAAGTGGTAGGCGTGGCGGCGCGAGCTTCGGTGGCGCTGGAGCTACTACGGCAGGGGCCACCTGATTTGGTATTCCTCGATGTGATGTTGCAAGGCGAGTTGGATGGCGTTGATTTAGCGCACCGGCTCCGCAGTGAGTGCTCGGTGCCTTTCGTGTTTCTCACTTCCCTGAGCAATGCGGCCACCGTGGCCCGCATCAAGGAAGCCCGGCCGCATGGCTATTTAGTGAAGCCTTTTGCGGAACGTGACATTTACGTGGCGCTCGAAATGGCATTTGCCAACTACGCCGCCGAGCAAGGAGTCGCCACCGCCACTTCGGTAGTTGTGGGGCCCGAACGCACGGCCCTGTACGTACGCGACAAAGGCCGACATATCAAGGTGGAATTCAACGATGTGCTATGGCTGGAAGCCAACGGCAACTACACGACCTTGCACACGCGCACAAACAAAATCGTGGTCTGCATGCAGCTGAAACAAGTGGAAGAAAAGCTGCCGGAGGCTGACTTTATTCGCATTCACCGCTCCTATATGGTGGCCCTGCGCAACATTGCGGCCATTGAAACGCAAAACGTTATTGTGGCCCATCACAGCGCGAGCTTACCCATCGGGCGTGCCTACCGAGATGCGTTATTCCATCGTCTTAACCTGCTCGACTAA